The following proteins come from a genomic window of Yinghuangia sp. ASG 101:
- a CDS encoding DUF397 domain-containing protein encodes MTSTPQSGDWFKSSYSNNSGGECIEGARLGTVAMAIRDSKDTSRGNLTIGTTSWNALTTALKRER; translated from the coding sequence ATGACTTCCACGCCCCAGTCTGGGGACTGGTTCAAGTCCAGCTACAGCAATAACTCCGGCGGCGAGTGCATCGAAGGCGCACGCCTCGGCACCGTCGCGATGGCGATCCGTGACAGCAAAGACACCTCCCGCGGCAACCTCACCATCGGCACCACCTCGTGGAACGCCCTGACCACCGCGCTCAAGAGGGAGCGCTGA
- a CDS encoding DUF397 domain-containing protein — MASTPKSVHWFKSSYSDNSGGECVEGARISPHTMAVRDSKDTSRGNLTIPAASWTTLTTTVKHA, encoded by the coding sequence ATGGCCTCCACGCCCAAGTCCGTTCACTGGTTCAAGTCCAGCTACAGCGACAACAGCGGCGGCGAGTGCGTCGAGGGAGCGCGTATCAGCCCTCACACCATGGCCGTTCGCGACAGCAAAGACACCTCCCGCGGCAACCTCACCATCCCCGCCGCCTCTTGGACCACCCTCACCACCACCGTCAAGCACGCCTGA
- a CDS encoding exodeoxyribonuclease VII small subunit, producing the protein MAKKNADAAADSPEESLGYEQARDELVEVVRKLETGGITLEESLALWERGEKLATVCQQWLDGARARLDAVVREREQEHETE; encoded by the coding sequence ATGGCCAAGAAGAACGCGGACGCGGCGGCGGACTCCCCCGAGGAGTCCCTCGGATACGAGCAGGCGCGCGACGAACTGGTCGAGGTCGTCCGTAAACTGGAGACCGGCGGCATCACGCTGGAGGAGTCCCTGGCGCTGTGGGAGCGCGGGGAGAAACTGGCGACGGTGTGCCAGCAGTGGCTGGACGGGGCCCGCGCCCGGCTCGACGCGGTCGTGCGGGAGCGGGAACAGGAGCACGAGACCGAGTAA
- a CDS encoding helix-turn-helix domain-containing protein — MESAPPALCRLQLGTELRRLRMESGHKAGAVAKRLLWSPSKITRLEKGENAIVELTDVMALCEVYGADAETRSVLEGYAVVTKTRRDWWQSPKFRPVIRPSLRAFIGQEATAERLQTYQSEFVPGLLQSEPYVRALHQAAHIGLDEADVDLLVTMRMTRQEVLHRPDSPLKLTAVVNESVLRREVGGTAVARQQLGYMADLARLPNVRLQVVPFKVGVHPAMDGQFTILAFAKDAGLRPLIYMEKLADDWVVREDRVVTKYQEAFDELQAVASSPQDSLRMIDQAIKEL, encoded by the coding sequence ATGGAATCCGCGCCCCCTGCCCTGTGCCGGCTCCAGCTCGGTACCGAACTGCGCAGGCTCAGAATGGAATCCGGCCACAAGGCGGGCGCGGTGGCCAAGCGGCTGCTGTGGAGCCCGTCGAAGATCACGCGGCTGGAGAAGGGCGAGAACGCCATCGTGGAGTTAACGGACGTGATGGCGCTGTGCGAGGTGTACGGGGCGGACGCGGAGACGCGGTCGGTGCTGGAGGGCTACGCGGTCGTCACGAAGACGCGGCGGGATTGGTGGCAGTCGCCGAAGTTCCGGCCGGTGATCCGGCCGAGTTTGAGGGCGTTCATCGGGCAAGAGGCGACGGCTGAGCGCTTGCAGACATATCAATCAGAGTTCGTCCCTGGGCTGTTGCAGTCCGAGCCGTACGTACGAGCCCTCCACCAAGCCGCACACATCGGCTTGGACGAGGCGGATGTCGATCTGCTCGTGACTATGCGCATGACGCGGCAGGAGGTGCTGCATCGTCCCGACTCACCGCTCAAACTGACCGCTGTCGTGAACGAATCCGTACTGCGCCGCGAGGTCGGCGGCACGGCGGTCGCGCGCCAGCAACTCGGATACATGGCCGATCTGGCACGGCTGCCAAACGTGAGACTGCAAGTTGTGCCGTTCAAGGTCGGCGTGCACCCGGCCATGGACGGCCAGTTCACGATCTTGGCATTTGCCAAGGACGCCGGGCTCAGGCCGCTGATCTACATGGAGAAGCTTGCCGACGACTGGGTCGTCCGAGAGGATCGCGTGGTAACCAAATACCAAGAGGCTTTCGACGAGTTGCAGGCCGTCGCGTCCAGCCCGCAAGATTCCCTGCGCATGATCGACCAGGCCATCAAGGAGCTTTAA
- a CDS encoding siderophore-interacting protein: MKDSRELSPHAQRVTFTGEDLSRLVVGGPDQRVKLFVPRDGEPAPRVAPDAGTWRDAVAGIPAEQRPHPRTYTIRAHRPDAREVDIDFALRRPGGPASRWANEARPGDSLDMLGPIVRENGGFTFQDRPRDRQLLVGDQAALPAIGAILESLPPGARGDAVIAVPTDADRQRLAAPDGVNVTWLPGADGQAILNAVAETDVPRGGVYAWLAGETSTVSAVRRHLAERGVDRSSMTFMGYWRHGHSEEGRLQPKPAAERRQQRGVTAAAQGFAPVRSGADARAQRSTRTHVERPVDLRPDPELRFRPGFRGARKTHPALSLAVETTIKRMA; the protein is encoded by the coding sequence GTGAAGGACAGCCGAGAGCTGTCCCCCCACGCCCAACGCGTCACGTTCACGGGAGAGGACTTGTCGCGGCTGGTCGTCGGCGGCCCCGACCAGCGCGTGAAGCTGTTCGTTCCCCGTGACGGAGAGCCCGCGCCGCGCGTCGCGCCTGACGCGGGGACGTGGCGTGACGCGGTGGCCGGGATCCCCGCCGAACAGCGGCCTCATCCCCGGACGTACACGATCCGCGCCCACCGGCCCGACGCGCGCGAGGTGGACATCGACTTCGCGTTGCGCCGGCCGGGCGGACCGGCGTCGCGCTGGGCAAACGAGGCACGGCCGGGCGACAGCCTCGACATGCTCGGCCCGATCGTCCGCGAGAACGGCGGCTTCACCTTCCAAGACCGGCCGCGCGACCGCCAGTTGCTGGTGGGCGACCAGGCGGCGCTGCCCGCGATCGGCGCGATCCTGGAGTCGCTTCCCCCCGGAGCACGCGGAGACGCCGTCATCGCCGTCCCGACGGACGCGGACCGGCAGCGGCTCGCGGCGCCCGACGGCGTGAACGTGACATGGCTGCCGGGTGCCGACGGTCAGGCGATCCTGAACGCCGTGGCCGAGACGGACGTACCGCGTGGGGGTGTGTACGCGTGGCTGGCCGGTGAGACGTCGACGGTCAGCGCCGTCCGGCGGCACTTGGCGGAGCGGGGCGTCGACCGCTCCTCGATGACGTTCATGGGCTATTGGCGCCACGGTCACAGCGAGGAGGGGAGGCTTCAGCCGAAGCCCGCAGCCGAACGGCGGCAACAGCGCGGCGTGACGGCCGCCGCGCAGGGTTTCGCCCCCGTACGGTCGGGCGCGGACGCCCGGGCCCAGCGGTCGACGCGGACGCACGTCGAGCGGCCGGTCGACCTGCGCCCCGATCCCGAACTGCGTTTTCGCCCGGGATTCCGGGGCGCGCGCAAGACGCACCCCGCGCTGTCCCTGGCGGTCGAGACGACGATCAAGCGGATGGCCTGA
- a CDS encoding immune inhibitor A domain-containing protein produces the protein MRRAGPLCRRLLAASLVGAALVSGAAPWSSSRAAADAPAVWVPSEADYYVNYVAPRDDLPPDPHAVDTAASARIEAATRQAQAVDRKFADGNPPAARGLAAIEAEASATGKSPREIRAENERRAGLDPEATHEARLLTILVEFNDQANDDFSGFTRPTSVADPTCVTEPPGTVMNGPLHNRLPDPAGSDDNNSMWVPDFSPAYYNATLYSETGLTERVRPDLTGPDGQPGVDLTGLTMRNFYQEMSKGAYSVGGEAAGWVKVPHSEAWYAAGHCDAPRQDNSGHPDNPRGVRQFVTDAVDALAAAQPDFPWADYDKEDLGDADHDGNLREPDGVIDHLVLVHAGRDKSAGGGAEGTYAIWAHAGNVLRGHQVPGTDLKVANYIVQPEDSGVGVFAHEFGHDLGLPDLYDNFSGGESDVDFWDLMASGSHSGPLFQSLPAHMGAWSKYVLGWTDPQRVEVDDPQRAILLGSAAKPHAGTRDSVRVDLPPETVRIGTPHSGSGMWYSGRDQEWADTAIVRDVTVPAGAQNAAFWMWNDYVIEEDWDFGFVEVSTDGGATWRQLPVVDEAGTPHTTPPDYRDPNRNLAEFRKTDGLTGDSGGWRHDRVDLTPYAGRTVQVRLGLMTDAAFAERGWFADDFSLVVDGATVWSDDVESDDAGWRPVLGTSTITRGEGWSRTSGSFEREQYYLLEWRTPTGFDEGLRYAYTTVRGAGDGQGTKVARVPYNVPGLLVWLRDTEYQNNGVRFSLDDPPSHGPKGSVLLVDAHVDPLRWSGEAGDNYTGARNPLKNLENRAQSSNAAFSPDPTAPFEACHTRGEWCQEFPALPGQPAFTDARGWAAGVEYLDGQPVDRFRDGGTVVPARAPYSTRVVLPDGSPDTAHYGVPYGGSELGTGDPGTERAYGVTVRVASVLGKDRGAVVYVVPARR, from the coding sequence ATGCGCCGTGCCGGTCCGTTGTGTCGTCGTTTGCTCGCCGCCTCTTTAGTGGGGGCGGCGCTGGTCTCCGGGGCGGCGCCGTGGTCGTCCTCGCGGGCCGCCGCCGACGCGCCCGCCGTGTGGGTGCCGTCCGAGGCCGACTACTACGTCAACTACGTCGCGCCGCGCGACGATCTGCCGCCGGATCCGCATGCCGTGGACACCGCCGCGTCGGCCCGGATCGAGGCCGCGACGCGCCAAGCACAAGCGGTGGACCGGAAGTTCGCGGACGGCAATCCCCCCGCCGCGCGCGGACTCGCGGCGATCGAGGCCGAGGCGAGCGCGACCGGGAAGAGCCCGCGGGAGATCCGCGCCGAGAACGAACGCCGGGCCGGGCTCGACCCGGAGGCCACGCACGAGGCGCGACTGCTCACGATTCTGGTCGAGTTCAACGACCAGGCCAACGACGACTTCTCCGGGTTCACGCGCCCGACGAGCGTCGCCGATCCGACCTGTGTGACCGAGCCGCCGGGCACGGTCATGAACGGGCCGCTGCACAACAGGCTTCCCGACCCGGCGGGCAGCGACGACAACAACTCGATGTGGGTGCCCGACTTCTCACCCGCCTACTACAACGCGACGCTCTACTCCGAAACCGGCCTGACCGAGCGCGTACGCCCCGACCTGACCGGGCCGGACGGGCAACCCGGCGTCGACCTCACGGGGTTGACGATGCGCAACTTCTACCAGGAGATGTCGAAGGGCGCCTACAGCGTCGGCGGCGAGGCGGCCGGCTGGGTGAAGGTGCCGCACTCCGAGGCGTGGTACGCCGCCGGGCACTGCGACGCACCGCGCCAGGACAACAGCGGCCACCCCGACAACCCGCGCGGCGTACGGCAGTTCGTCACCGACGCGGTCGACGCCCTGGCCGCCGCGCAGCCCGACTTCCCGTGGGCCGACTACGACAAGGAAGACCTCGGCGACGCCGACCACGACGGCAACCTGCGCGAACCCGACGGCGTGATCGACCACTTGGTCCTCGTACACGCGGGCCGCGACAAGTCGGCGGGCGGCGGCGCGGAGGGCACGTACGCGATCTGGGCGCACGCGGGCAACGTGCTGCGCGGGCACCAGGTCCCCGGCACCGATCTCAAGGTGGCGAACTACATCGTGCAGCCGGAGGATTCCGGAGTCGGCGTTTTCGCCCACGAGTTCGGCCACGACCTGGGCCTGCCGGACCTGTACGACAACTTCAGCGGCGGCGAAAGCGACGTCGACTTCTGGGACTTGATGGCCTCCGGCTCGCACAGCGGGCCGCTGTTCCAGTCACTGCCCGCACACATGGGCGCGTGGTCGAAGTACGTCCTCGGCTGGACCGACCCCCAGCGCGTCGAGGTCGACGACCCGCAGCGCGCGATCCTCCTCGGCTCCGCCGCGAAACCCCATGCCGGGACGCGGGATTCGGTGCGGGTCGACCTCCCGCCCGAGACCGTGCGGATCGGCACGCCGCACTCCGGCTCCGGCATGTGGTACTCGGGCCGCGACCAGGAATGGGCCGACACCGCGATCGTGCGCGACGTCACCGTCCCGGCGGGAGCCCAAAACGCCGCCTTCTGGATGTGGAACGACTATGTGATCGAAGAGGATTGGGACTTCGGCTTCGTCGAGGTCTCCACCGACGGCGGCGCCACGTGGCGGCAACTCCCGGTCGTCGACGAGGCCGGCACCCCGCACACGACGCCGCCGGACTACCGCGACCCCAACCGCAACCTCGCCGAGTTCCGCAAGACCGACGGCCTCACCGGCGACAGCGGCGGCTGGCGCCACGACCGCGTCGACCTCACCCCGTACGCCGGCCGCACGGTGCAGGTGCGCCTCGGCCTCATGACGGACGCGGCGTTCGCCGAACGCGGGTGGTTCGCCGACGACTTCAGCCTGGTCGTGGACGGCGCGACGGTGTGGTCCGACGACGTCGAAAGCGACGACGCCGGCTGGCGCCCGGTGCTCGGCACGTCGACGATCACACGCGGCGAGGGGTGGTCGCGCACGTCGGGCTCGTTCGAACGCGAGCAGTACTACCTCCTGGAGTGGCGCACGCCCACCGGCTTCGACGAGGGCCTGCGCTACGCGTACACCACCGTGCGCGGCGCGGGCGACGGCCAGGGCACGAAGGTCGCGCGCGTCCCCTACAACGTGCCGGGGCTGCTGGTGTGGCTGCGCGACACCGAGTACCAGAACAACGGCGTGCGGTTCTCGCTCGACGATCCTCCCAGCCACGGCCCGAAGGGGTCGGTGCTGCTCGTCGACGCACACGTCGATCCGCTGCGGTGGAGCGGCGAGGCCGGCGACAACTACACCGGCGCGCGCAATCCGCTGAAGAACCTGGAGAACCGCGCGCAGTCGTCGAACGCGGCCTTCTCCCCCGATCCCACGGCCCCCTTCGAGGCGTGCCACACGCGGGGCGAGTGGTGCCAGGAGTTCCCGGCGCTCCCCGGACAACCCGCGTTCACCGACGCGCGCGGGTGGGCCGCGGGTGTCGAATACCTCGACGGGCAGCCCGTCGACCGGTTCCGCGACGGAGGCACCGTAGTCCCCGCGCGCGCGCCGTATTCGACACGGGTCGTCCTGCCCGACGGCAGCCCCGACACCGCGCACTACGGCGTGCCGTACGGCGGTTCCGAACTGGGCACCGGCGACCCCGGCACCGAGCGGGCGTACGGCGTGACCGTGCGCGTGGCGAGCGTGCTCGGCAAGGACCGGGGAGCGGTCGTGTACGTCGTTCCGGCACGTCGGTAG
- a CDS encoding arsenate reductase ArsC: MPPTPSDRPSVLFVCVHNAGRSQMAAGFLRHLGAGRVDVLSAGSVPGDRVNPVAVAAMREVGIDIAGQAPRVLTAEAVRASDVVVTMGCGDACPVFPGKRYLDWRLDDPAGRDIDAVRPIRDEIERRTRTLLGELLP; the protein is encoded by the coding sequence ATGCCGCCGACCCCGTCGGACCGCCCCTCCGTGCTTTTCGTCTGCGTCCACAACGCCGGGCGCTCGCAGATGGCCGCGGGCTTCCTGCGCCACCTGGGCGCGGGCCGCGTCGACGTGCTCTCCGCCGGGTCGGTGCCCGGCGACCGCGTCAACCCCGTGGCCGTCGCGGCGATGCGGGAGGTCGGCATCGACATCGCCGGCCAGGCTCCCCGGGTGCTCACCGCCGAAGCCGTCCGGGCGTCCGATGTGGTCGTCACCATGGGCTGCGGCGACGCCTGCCCCGTCTTTCCCGGAAAGCGCTACCTCGACTGGCGGCTCGACGACCCCGCGGGCCGGGACATCGACGCCGTACGCCCCATCCGCGACGAGATCGAGCGCCGGACCCGTACGCTCCTCGGCGAACTGCTGCCCTGA
- a CDS encoding aquaporin — protein MTGVPAVPAVPAVPADEPVAEADAPPGPPPVPLARRAAAEFVGSAALVMIVVGSGIQAAALSSDDGVRLLANALATVLGLGVLILLLGPVSGAHLNPVVTLAEWWTRRRGGPGVTAREAAAYVAAHVAGAVLGAVVANAMFDRAPVSWSAHDRSAGHLLLGEVVATAGLVLVVFGLARTGRAHAAPVAVASYVGAAYWFTSSTSFANPAVTVGRAFSDTFAGIAPASVPGFVAAQVVGATIGLALVPVVFGRGTARAA, from the coding sequence GTGACCGGCGTACCGGCCGTACCGGCCGTACCGGCCGTACCGGCGGACGAGCCGGTCGCGGAGGCCGACGCACCCCCCGGGCCGCCGCCCGTGCCTCTCGCGCGCCGCGCGGCGGCGGAGTTCGTGGGCTCGGCCGCGCTCGTGATGATCGTGGTCGGCTCGGGCATCCAGGCCGCCGCGCTGTCGTCCGATGACGGCGTCCGGCTGCTCGCGAACGCGCTCGCGACCGTGCTCGGGCTCGGCGTGCTGATCCTGCTGCTCGGCCCGGTCTCGGGCGCGCACCTCAATCCCGTGGTCACGCTCGCCGAGTGGTGGACGAGGCGACGCGGTGGTCCCGGCGTCACCGCGCGCGAGGCCGCCGCGTACGTCGCCGCCCACGTCGCGGGGGCGGTCCTCGGAGCCGTCGTGGCCAACGCGATGTTCGACCGCGCGCCGGTCTCCTGGTCGGCGCACGACCGCTCCGCCGGGCACCTGCTGCTCGGCGAGGTCGTCGCCACCGCGGGGCTCGTCCTGGTGGTCTTCGGCCTGGCCCGCACCGGACGCGCGCACGCGGCACCGGTCGCGGTCGCGTCCTACGTCGGTGCGGCCTACTGGTTCACCTCGTCCACATCATTCGCGAACCCCGCCGTCACCGTCGGCCGCGCCTTCAGCGACACCTTCGCCGGGATCGCCCCCGCGTCCGTGCCCGGCTTCGTCGCCGCGCAAGTCGTCGGGGCGACGATCGGACTCGCCCTGGTGCCCGTCGTGTTCGGACGCGGCACCGCACGCGCGGCGTAG
- a CDS encoding ArsR/SmtB family transcription factor, whose translation MSNLRELPVVDNGDDAVVPCCAPLSREPLGVADSERIAVMFKALGDPVRLRLFSLIASYQGGEACVCDIQDVGVSQPTVSHHLKKLRDAGLVTSERRGTWVYYRVAPPVVAALAGVLDLST comes from the coding sequence ATGTCGAATCTGCGAGAGCTCCCGGTCGTGGACAACGGCGACGACGCCGTGGTGCCGTGCTGCGCGCCGCTGTCGCGCGAGCCGCTGGGCGTCGCGGACTCCGAGCGGATCGCGGTGATGTTCAAAGCGCTCGGCGATCCCGTGCGGCTGCGGCTGTTCTCGCTGATCGCGTCGTACCAGGGCGGCGAGGCGTGCGTCTGCGACATCCAGGACGTCGGGGTCTCCCAGCCGACCGTCTCGCACCACCTCAAGAAGCTCCGCGACGCCGGCCTGGTGACGTCCGAGCGGCGCGGGACGTGGGTGTACTACCGGGTCGCGCCGCCCGTGGTGGCCGCGCTGGCGGGTGTGTTGGACCTGTCGACGTGA
- a CDS encoding protein-L-isoaspartate O-methyltransferase family protein: MASVAVTLLGRDRAAFLPDVVWRSDGGEYARIDRHTDHAAWRDAADADCPLVTQWDDGADENSAGKPTCSLSLPTAVRRMLDACDIRPGQRVLEVGTGCGYTAALLKDRVGPEGSVTSVEVDPVLAAAARERLDAAGVAVDVVRGDGLKGWETSAPYDRVHVTCGIRRLPSAWLRQCPDGVLVLPWGSSHEGRDNRLVTLTVSDGVAVGPIGASLWFMEARSQRPVPWGEWPDTGAVTKAELPVSWREIDAAVTDADRFVLGLLLPGTRLWASGHTDDEDGRVAWLERAGEYASVGFGWSVPTTVAGDGRLAEDFARAVRWWHDHDRPPADGFGLRVTPDGEFACEEVWFGSPDAPVRLR, translated from the coding sequence ATGGCGAGTGTGGCCGTGACTCTTCTGGGGAGGGACCGCGCCGCGTTCCTGCCCGACGTGGTGTGGCGGAGCGACGGCGGCGAATACGCGCGGATCGACCGGCACACGGACCACGCGGCATGGCGGGACGCCGCCGACGCGGATTGCCCGCTGGTCACCCAGTGGGACGACGGAGCCGACGAGAACTCCGCCGGGAAGCCGACGTGTTCGCTGTCGCTGCCGACCGCCGTGCGCCGCATGCTCGACGCGTGCGACATCCGGCCCGGGCAGCGCGTGTTGGAGGTGGGTACGGGCTGCGGCTACACGGCCGCGTTGCTGAAGGACCGGGTCGGGCCGGAGGGTTCGGTCACCTCGGTGGAGGTCGACCCGGTTCTCGCCGCCGCGGCGCGCGAACGGCTCGACGCCGCCGGAGTCGCGGTCGACGTCGTCCGCGGCGACGGGCTGAAGGGCTGGGAAACGTCGGCGCCGTACGACCGCGTGCACGTCACGTGCGGGATCCGGCGGCTGCCGTCGGCATGGTTGCGGCAGTGCCCGGACGGCGTGCTGGTGCTGCCGTGGGGCTCGTCACACGAAGGCCGGGACAACCGGCTGGTCACCCTCACGGTGTCGGACGGCGTCGCGGTCGGCCCGATCGGCGCGTCGCTGTGGTTCATGGAGGCGAGGTCGCAGCGGCCGGTGCCGTGGGGTGAGTGGCCCGACACCGGGGCCGTGACCAAAGCGGAACTCCCGGTCTCCTGGCGGGAGATCGATGCCGCGGTCACCGACGCCGACCGGTTCGTGCTGGGGCTGCTGCTGCCCGGGACCCGGCTCTGGGCCTCCGGGCACACCGACGACGAAGACGGCCGCGTGGCCTGGCTGGAGCGTGCGGGAGAGTACGCGTCGGTCGGGTTCGGGTGGAGCGTGCCGACGACCGTGGCCGGCGACGGCCGGCTTGCCGAGGACTTCGCCCGAGCGGTGCGCTGGTGGCACGATCACGACCGCCCACCGGCGGACGGCTTCGGCCTCCGCGTCACCCCGGACGGCGAATTCGCCTGTGAGGAGGTGTGGTTCGGCTCGCCGGACGCCCCGGTGCGTCTGCGATGA
- a CDS encoding ArsI/CadI family heavy metal resistance metalloenzyme, with the protein MPRVQLALRVPNLNASVAFYTRLFGIEPAKLRDDYANFAVAEPPLKLVLIQGAEGEPTAMDHLGVEVETPGQVTAATARLAATGMTTVEENDTSCCYALQDKTWVHGPGGEPWEVYVVKGDAESPARPAGSACCAPAPGAHAGA; encoded by the coding sequence ATGCCCCGCGTCCAACTCGCCCTCCGCGTCCCCAACCTGAACGCGTCGGTCGCCTTCTACACGCGGCTCTTCGGCATCGAACCGGCCAAGCTGCGCGACGACTACGCCAACTTCGCCGTCGCCGAGCCACCGCTCAAGCTCGTCCTCATCCAGGGCGCCGAGGGCGAGCCGACCGCCATGGACCACCTCGGCGTCGAAGTCGAGACCCCCGGCCAGGTCACCGCCGCCACCGCCCGCCTCGCGGCGACCGGGATGACGACCGTCGAGGAGAACGACACCTCCTGCTGCTACGCGCTGCAGGACAAGACATGGGTCCACGGCCCCGGCGGGGAGCCGTGGGAGGTCTACGTCGTCAAGGGCGACGCCGAGAGCCCGGCCCGCCCCGCCGGCAGCGCGTGTTGCGCGCCCGCCCCCGGCGCGCACGCCGGAGCGTGA
- a CDS encoding nuclear transport factor 2 family protein has translation MQEETARSAIDTFISAFNASDDSSVTSLLPQALTSDVVFWGPLGRSEGIGAVERFVLDIRHHPAGTGTMVRCSAVDMPDEWARYQWVFTTPDGGPRLAGTDVVHLRRSLIDQIIVFAGEIEPFAA, from the coding sequence ATGCAGGAAGAGACCGCACGCTCCGCGATCGACACGTTCATCTCCGCGTTCAACGCCTCGGACGACAGCTCCGTGACCTCCCTGCTCCCGCAGGCCCTGACCTCCGACGTGGTCTTCTGGGGGCCGTTGGGCCGCAGCGAAGGAATCGGCGCGGTCGAGCGGTTCGTGCTGGACATCCGACACCACCCGGCGGGGACCGGCACGATGGTGCGTTGCTCGGCGGTGGACATGCCGGACGAATGGGCGCGGTACCAGTGGGTCTTCACCACGCCCGACGGAGGCCCCCGCCTGGCGGGCACGGATGTCGTCCATCTGCGACGGAGCCTCATCGACCAGATCATCGTCTTCGCGGGGGAGATCGAGCCGTTCGCCGCCTGA
- a CDS encoding methyltransferase domain-containing protein, with protein sequence MSDAPDNASVRLLGRDRTPFLPDRLWLDGAWVSRADRPARWEEAARADVAVTTQTRGVVPSSSASMPSVVADILDACAVRPGHRVLEIGAGTGYTAALLKDRVGPHGSVASIEVDPEVAARARRNLDAAGVDVEVVCGDGFAGLKRGGPYDRVHVTCAMRHVPTAWLEQCAGGRIAMPWGPAFSTDRVVALDVADGQGVGRFGAVASFMVMRAQRSRAWDAWPEGGETRPVDLGLDWRRLDGPLGGFGEFVVGLLLPGVTHRTSGGDPEDGERVVWLERDGVYASVGFGAGVPTTATGDERLIRDYADAVAWWYDHGRPESAGFGLTVTADGERAHQRVWFGSPHGPAWEH encoded by the coding sequence GTGAGCGATGCGCCCGACAACGCGTCGGTGCGCCTGCTGGGGAGGGACCGCACGCCGTTCCTCCCCGACAGGCTGTGGCTCGACGGCGCGTGGGTCTCGCGGGCCGACCGTCCCGCCCGATGGGAGGAGGCCGCCCGCGCGGATGTGGCGGTGACGACGCAGACGCGGGGGGTGGTCCCGTCCTCGTCGGCGTCCATGCCGAGCGTGGTGGCGGACATCCTCGACGCGTGTGCGGTGCGACCCGGGCACCGGGTCCTGGAGATCGGCGCCGGCACCGGCTACACCGCCGCGCTGCTGAAGGACCGCGTCGGCCCGCACGGGTCGGTCGCCTCGATCGAGGTCGATCCGGAGGTCGCCGCACGCGCGCGGCGCAACCTCGATGCCGCCGGGGTCGACGTCGAAGTGGTGTGCGGCGACGGCTTCGCCGGTCTGAAGCGGGGAGGCCCGTACGACCGTGTCCACGTGACCTGCGCGATGCGGCACGTGCCCACGGCGTGGCTGGAGCAGTGCGCCGGCGGGAGGATCGCGATGCCGTGGGGGCCCGCGTTCAGTACGGACCGCGTGGTGGCCCTGGACGTGGCCGACGGGCAGGGCGTGGGCCGGTTCGGTGCCGTCGCGTCGTTCATGGTGATGCGCGCGCAGCGGTCCCGCGCGTGGGACGCGTGGCCCGAGGGCGGCGAGACGCGGCCCGTCGACCTCGGCCTCGACTGGCGGCGGCTCGACGGACCCCTGGGCGGATTCGGCGAGTTCGTCGTCGGCCTGCTCCTCCCGGGCGTCACCCACCGCACCAGTGGCGGCGACCCGGAGGACGGCGAACGGGTGGTGTGGCTGGAGCGCGACGGGGTGTACGCGTCCGTCGGTTTCGGGGCGGGTGTTCCCACCACCGCGACCGGCGACGAGCGCCTGATCCGCGACTACGCGGACGCGGTGGCCTGGTGGTACGACCACGGCCGCCCGGAATCCGCCGGCTTCGGCCTGACGGTGACGGCGGACGGCGAACGCGCCCACCAGCGCGTGTGGTTCGGCTCCCCCCACGGGCCCGCTTGGGAGCACTGA